A window of Streptomyces sp. SAI-127 contains these coding sequences:
- a CDS encoding enoyl-CoA hydratase-related protein, which produces MTVNLEVAEGVGTIRLDRPPMNALDVATQDRLKELAEEATRREDVRAVILYGGEKVFAAGADIKEMQNMDHTAMVLRSRALQDSFTAVARIPKPVVAAVTGYALGGGCELALCADFRIAAENAKLGQPEILLGLIPGAGGTQRLARLVGPSKAKDLIFTGRMVKADEALTLGLVDRVVPAGEVYTEAHAWAAKLAQGPAIALRAAKESIDTGLETDIETGLAVERNWFAGLFATEDRERGMKSFVEEGPGKAKFL; this is translated from the coding sequence ATGACCGTGAATCTCGAAGTCGCCGAAGGTGTCGGCACCATCCGTCTCGACCGCCCGCCCATGAACGCGCTGGACGTGGCCACCCAGGACCGGTTGAAGGAGCTCGCCGAGGAGGCGACCCGGCGCGAGGACGTGCGCGCCGTGATCCTGTACGGCGGGGAGAAGGTGTTCGCGGCCGGCGCGGACATCAAGGAGATGCAGAACATGGACCACACCGCGATGGTCCTGCGCTCCCGCGCCCTGCAGGACTCGTTCACGGCCGTGGCCCGCATCCCCAAGCCGGTCGTCGCGGCCGTCACCGGCTACGCCCTGGGCGGCGGCTGCGAACTCGCCCTGTGCGCGGACTTCCGGATCGCCGCGGAGAACGCCAAGCTGGGGCAGCCGGAGATCCTGCTCGGCCTGATCCCCGGCGCGGGCGGCACCCAGCGGCTCGCCCGGCTGGTCGGCCCGTCCAAGGCGAAGGACCTGATCTTCACGGGTCGTATGGTCAAGGCCGACGAGGCGCTGACGCTGGGCCTGGTGGACCGGGTCGTGCCCGCCGGTGAGGTGTACACCGAGGCGCACGCCTGGGCGGCCAAGCTCGCGCAGGGACCGGCGATCGCCCTGCGCGCGGCGAAGGAGTCGATCGACACGGGGCTGGAGACCGACATCGAGACGGGCCTCGCGGTGGAACGGAACTGGTTCGCCGGTCTGTTCGCCACGGAGGACCGCGAACGCGGCATGAAGAGCTTCGTCGAGGAGGGCCCCGGCAAGGCGAAATTCCTCTGA